A portion of the Homo sapiens chromosome X genomic patch of type NOVEL, GRCh38.p14 PATCHES HSCHRX_1_CTG14 genome contains these proteins:
- the MAGEA6 gene encoding melanoma-associated antigen 6 isoform X1 has translation MPLEQRSQHCKPEEGLEARGEALGLVGAQAPATEEQEAASSSSTLVEVTLGEVPAAESPDPPQSPQGASSLPTTMNYPLWSQSYEDSSNQEEEGPSTFPDLESEFQAALSRKVAKLVHFLLLKYRAREPVTKAEMLGSVVGNWQYFFPVIFSKASDSLQLVFGIELMEVDPIGHVYIFATCLGLSYDGLLGDNQIMPKTGFLIIILAIIAKEGDCAPEEKIWEELSVLEVFEGREDSIFGDPKKLLTQYFVQENYLEYRQVPGSDPACYEFLWGPRALIETSYVKVLHHMVKISGGPRISYPLLHEWALREGEE, from the coding sequence ATGCCTCTTGAGCAGAGGAGTCAGCACTGCAAGCCTGAAGAAGGCCTTGAGGCCCGAGGAGAGGCCCTGGGCCTGGTGGGTGCGCAGGCTCCTGCTACTGAGGAGCAGGAggctgcctcctcctcttctacTCTAGTTGAAGTCACCCTGGGGGAGGTGCCTGCTGCCGAGTCACCAGATCCTCCCCAGAGTCCTCAGGGAGCCTCCAGCCTCCCCACTACCATGAACTACCCTCTCTGGAGCCAATCCTATGAGGACTCCAGCAACCAAGAAGAGGAGGGGCCAAGCACCTTCCCTGACCTGGAGTCTGAGTTCCAAGCAGCACTCAGTAGGAAGGTGGCCAAGTTGGTTCATTTTCTGCTCCTCAAGTATCGAGCCAGGGAGCCGGTCACAAAGGCAGAAATGCTGGGGAGTGTCGTCGGAAATTGGCAGTACTTCTTTCCTGTGATCTTCAGCAAAGCTTCCGATTCCTTGCAGCTGGTCTTTGGCATCGAGCTGATGGAAGTGGACCCCATCGGCCACGTGTACATCTTtgccacctgcctgggcctctcctACGATGGCCTGCTGGGTGACAATCAGATCATGCCCAAGACAGGCTTCCTGATAATCATCCTGGCCATAATCGCAAAAGAGGGCGACTGTGCCCCTGAGGAGAAAATCTGGGAGGAGCTGAGTGTGTTAGAGGTGTTTGAGGGGAGGGAAGACAGTATCTTCGGGGATCCCAAGAAGCTGCTCACCCAATATTTCGTGCAGGAAAACTACCTGGAGTACCGGCAGGTCCCCGGCAGTGATCCTGCATGCTATGAGTTCCTGTGGGGTCCAAGGGCCCTCATTGAAACCAGCTATGTGAAAGTCCTGCACCATATGGTAAAGATCAGTGGAGGACCTCGCATTTCCTACCCACTCCTGCATGAGTGGGCTTTGAGAGAGGGGGAAGAGTGA